Genomic window (Desulfovibrio sp. X2):
CATCGCCTCCCTCGGCATGTCCATCATCTCCACGGGAACCTTTTTCCACCAGGAGCGGCGCATGATCGTCTTCCGTGTGGCAGCGCAAGACGCCTCTCCCGTTGCCGCGGCCCTGCAGGACAAGGGCTACACGCTGGTCACGGCCGAGGACTTCGTCGGGGAGTGGCTCTAGCCTCAGCTTTTCTGTCCGCGGACAAGCGAAAAGGGCGCCGGTTCTCCGGCGCCCTTTTGTTTTGTCCGAAGGCCGGGCGCTAGCAGCTGCAGCCGCCGGTGCCGCAGGAAGAGCAGCCGCAGCCCGAGCGCTCGAAGACGAGGGAAGAGGAGATGGAAAAGCCCATGGGGCCCATGTCGATGGCGATGGGCTTGGCCTGCTCGAGCAGCTCCTTGTCCACGGCGAAGGTGTAGCCGTCCACGACGAAAGTCTCGTCGGCGTCCTTGGCGTCGTCGAGCGCCAGGCCCAGGAAGGGGCCGGAGCAGCCGCCCTGGCTCAGGAAGACGCGGATGGTCTGCACGTCCTTGTCGGCAAAGTACTGGTCGATCTTTTCCTTGGCCTGGGGGGTCATGGTGATCATGTCGTAAACTCCATATGAGGTTTGAAGATACAAAAAAGCGCGCGGTGGAGCCGCGCGCTTTTGAGGCGATCAGGTCGTCGACTCAGCAGGAGCAGGAGCCCCCGGAGCCGCAGCTTGAGCCGCAGCCGCCTCCCCCGAGCTCCATGGCGGATGTCACCTGGAAGCCGAGGTAGGACATGTCGATCTTGATGGGTTGCGCCTTCCCGTAGAGATCTTTCTCGACGATGAAGGTGTAGCCCTGCGTTTCAACCTGTTCGTCGGATTCACGCGGCTCGTCCAGAGCCAGCGACAGCCTCGGGCCGGCTCAGCCGCCCGTGGCCAGGTACACCCGAATGGGGGATACGTCCTTGTCCGCGAAGTACTTGTCCAACTGCTCCTTCGCGGAAGCGGTAACTTCGATCATGTGTTCCTCCTGTACGGTACGTGACCGTACCTAGATAACGTCCAAGTGGTCCTTGTCAATGAATGTGCTCCAAATTGCAAGGGCTGTGCGACAATTCACGCATACCCCGGGCAGGTAAAAGGCGGGCGAGACAGGTAAAAGACGACGCGGGGAAATTGCGATTTTTTCTGAAAAGGCCTAAGAGTAATTTTTTTCCCGAGGGGTACCCTATGAGCAGCACCGAGGTCATCGTCACCGCGGAAGAGATGCAGACCATGCTCGGCCGCCTGGCGGAAGCCGTGGCCGAACGCCACCCCGACGCAGCCGAGCTGGCGGTGGTCGGCATCCAGCGGCGCGGGGCGGATGTCGCCACCCGTCTCAAGGCCATGCTCGACGAGCGGCTGGGTGCGCGCGTGCGCATCGGCAAGCTGGACATCAACCTCTACCGCGACGACTGGACAAGCCTCACGGTCCAGCCCTCCATCCAGTGCACGGAGATCCCCTTCGACCTTGCGAGCACCGTGGTCGTCCTGGTGGACGACGTGCTCTTCACCGGGCGCACCATCCGGGCCGCGCTCGAGGCCGTTCTGGACTACGGACGTCCCAAGGCCGTGGAGCTTCTGGTGCTGGTGGACCGCGGCAACCGCGAGCTGCCTATCCAGCCCGACTATGTGGGCACGCGCGTGGAGACCTCTCCCCGGGACCACGTCAACGTCTTCGTGCGCGAGCGCGACGAGGGCGACAAGATCGTCGTGACCTGGGCCTGAGCGCGGCCATGACGGCCATTCCCGACGACCCGTCGTCGCTGGCACCGCCTTTTCGCTCGCCCGGCGAAAAGCCCCGTTCTCCGAAAGATACCCTTGCCCTGGCCGTGGAGCAGTTCAACGCCGGGGCCTATTTCGCCTGCCACGAGACGCTCGAGGAGCTGTGGCTCGCGGAGAAGGAGCCGTTGCGCGCCCTGTACCAGGGCATCCTGCAGATAGCCGTGGCCCTGTTTCACGAGAGGCAGGGCAACAGGCGCGGCGCGGTACGCCTTCTCGAAAGCGGCATGGCCCTCTGCACCCCGTTTTCCCCGACGGCCCAGGGGCTCGACGTCGCCGGGCTGCTCGCGGGCGCGGGCGATTGTCTCGCCGCGCTGTGCGAGGCGCCCGGAAGCGGTTCCGGAAACCCGCCCGCGTCCTGCTCCCTGCGCATCACCTACTCCTCCGATCCCACCGGCGACGGAAGCGACCGTTTTCAGCCATGACCTTCCGCCTCTCCGTCCTCCCGCCCTGGCTGCGGCTGATGCTCCTCGGCACGTTGTGGTTCAGCCTGGCCCAGGTGCTCATCAAGCTGCTCGGGCAGAACATGAACTTCATGGAGATCGTCAGCTTCCGCGGCATGTGGGGCGTGGGGCTGTGCCTGTGGATGATGCGTCGGGCCGGAGGAGGGGGCTTCAGTCTCGGAAGGCGGCGCGGCCTGCTCGTCCTGCGCGGCCTGCTCGGCTTCACGACCATGGCCTGCAGCTTTTACAGCGTCACCGTAATGCCCCTGACCGACGCCATCACCCTCTACTACCTGCACCCGGTCTTCGCGGCCGTCTTCTCCTCCTTTCTCGGCCGCGAGCGCTTCTGGGGCCGCACCTCCGTCGCCCTGGCCCTGTCCCTGGCCGGGGCGATCTTCATCGCCCGGCCCTCCTTCCTCTTCGGAGGCGGCGCTGCCGCGCCCTACCTGCCCGGCGTCATCGCTGCCGTGGTCTCGGCCGTGTGCGGAGGCGGGGTCCTGGTCTGCCTGCACGAGCTCGGCCGCACCGAGCATCCCCTCATTCCCACGCTCTATGTGAGCGTGGCCGCGGCCTCCTTCTCCCTCGTCGGTTCCATTCCGATCTGGCGCTGGCCCGAGGGCTGGGAATGGTTGGCCCTCGCCGGCATCGGCGTGCTCACGCAGCGCGCCCAGTTGGACATGACCAAGGGCGTCGCCCTCGAGCCCGCGGGCCGGGCCTCGGTGGTGGGCTATGCCCAGATCATCTTCGCGGGGGTATGGGGGGCGCTGCTCTTCGCGGAGCAGCCGGGCTGGAATTTCTATTGCGGCGCCGGGCTCATCATCGTGGGCTCGCTCGTCTCGGGCTCGGGCGGGAAAGGCAAGGGCGGAGACAGCATGCCCGCGCCCGGCGCGCCGCTGCCTCCGCCCCCCGCTGATTCGTGCGCCTGAGCGCGGACTAGATCACGATCTCCGTGCCGATGCCGGTGTCGGTGAAGAGCTCGAGCAGGATGGAGTTCTCCACTCGCCCGTCTATGATCTGCACCTTTTCCACGCCATGCTCCACGGCCTCCAGGCAGCATTTGAGCTTGGGGATCATGCCGCCCGTGACCGTGCCGTCTTCCATGGCCTGCACGGCCTGCATGCGGGTGAAGGAGGGGATGAGGTTCTTGTCCCTGTCGAGCACGCCCGAGACGTCGGTCAGGAGCAGCAGGCGCTTGGCGCGCAGCGCCGCGGCCACGGCCCCGGCCACGGAGTCGGCGTTGATGTTGTAGGTCAGGCCTTCCTCGTCCACGCCCACGGGCGCGATGACCGGGATGAAGCCCTCGGACTGCAGCGAGCGGATGAGCGAGTTGTTCACGGCCATGACCTCGCCGACCTTGCCGAGGTCGATGATCTCGGGCGGCGCGTCCTTGCGCTCGAGGACCATCTCGAGCTTGCGCGCCGTGAGCAGCCCCCCGTCCTTGCCGGACAGGCCCACGGCCTTGCCGCCGTGACGGTTCAGAAGCCCCACGATCTGCTTGTTGACCTTGCCCACCAGGACCATCTCGACCACGTCCATGGTCGCGTCGTCCGTGACCCGCAGCCCCTGGCGATACTCGCTCTGGATGTTCAGCTTCCCGAGCATCTCCTTGATCTGCGGGCCGCCGCCGTGGACGATGACCGGGTTGATGCCCACGTACTTGAGCAGCAGCACGTTCTGCGCGAACTGCTGCTTCAGGGTCTCGTCCACCATGGCGTGGCCGCCGTACTTGATGACGATGGTCTGGCCGTGGAATTTCCGGATGAAGGGCAGGGCCTCCATGATCATGCGGGCCTTGTCCTGGGCGGTGATGCAGGCGTCACTCATGTTTCAATCCTTTGGCAGGCCGGTGGAAACGTTAAAAAAACGCTGGTTGTTCAAAAATGGTGAGATGCAAGGAAGCGAAAAAAACAGGACGCGCCGTGTATTCTCCATACATAAGCGGGCTGGTTTTTTCGCTGACGCGGCAGATCGCCATTTTTCAACAGCCTGCTAGAGAATGTAGCGGGACAGGTCGCGGTCCTCGCGCACGTCGGCGAGCGCGTTCCTCACGTACTCGCGGTCGATGCGCACCTGCTGTCCGCCCATGTCCGGGGCGTTGAAGGAAAGTTCGGAGAGCAGGCGCTCCATGATCGTGGAGAGCCTGCGCGCGCCGATGTTCTCGGTCTCGCGGTTGATCTCCTCGGCCACCTCGGCGATCTCGCGCAGCGCATCGTCCGCGAACTCCACGGACAGCCCCTCGGTGCCGAGCAGCGCCGTGTACTGCACGGACAAGGCGTTCTTCGGCTCGGTCAGGATGCGGTAGAAGTCGTCGGCTCCCAGGTCCGTCAGCTCCACGCGCAGCGGGAAGCGGCCCTGCAGCTCGGGCACGAGGTCCGAGGGCTTGGCCGTGTGGAAGGCGCCCGCGGCGATGAACAGGATGTGGTCGGTCTTGACCATGCCGTACTTGGTGTTCACCACGCAGCCCTCGACCACGGGCAGCAGGTCGCGCTGCACGCCTTCGCGCGAGACTTCCGCGCCCTGGCCGCCCTTGCGCTCGCCCGTGCAGATCTTGTCGATCTCGTCGATGAACAGGATGCCGGACTGCTCCACGCGGGCGCGGGCGATGTCCATGACCCGGTCCATGTCCACGAGCTTCTCGCTCTCCTGCTGGATGAGCAGTTCGTATGCGTCGCGTACCTTGGTGCGGCGGCGTTTGCGCTTCTGGGGAAAGACGTTGGCGAGCATGTCCTTGAGCTGGAAGCCCATGTCCTCCATGCCCGGAATGGCCATGATCTCGCTCTGCGGTCCGCCCTGCACGGCGACGTCCAGCTCCACCTCGCGGTCGTCGAGCTTGCCCTCGCGCCAGAGCTTCCTGAACTTCTCGCGCGTGGAGGCCGGGTCGGGCGGCGGGGGAGGGGCATCGGGCGTGCCGGGAACGGCGCCGCTCTCGGGCGGACGGCTGCCGGGCAGGAGCAGGTCGAGGAGCATGTCCTCGGCGCGCTTCTCGGCCTGGACCTTGACCTTGGCCGCCTCTTCGCCCTTGACCAGGTTCACGCCGATCTCCATGAGATCGCGGACCATGGACTCCACGTCGCGGCCCACGTAGCCAACCTCGGTGAACTTGGTGGCCTCGACCTTGAAGAAGGGCGACTTGCAGAGTTTGGCCAGGCGGCGGGCGATCTCGGTCTTGCCCACGCCCGTGGGGCCCATCATGATGATGTTCTTGGGCGCGATCTCGTCGCGCAGGGAGGGATCGAGCCGCATGCGGCGCCAGCGGTTGCGCATGGCGATGGCCACCATGCGCTTGGCCTCGGCCTGGCCGATGACGTAGCGGTCCAGCTCGGAGACGATCTCGCGCGGCGTGAGCGAGGTCGTGGCCTCGAAGTCGTCCGGGTCGCGCGCGGGCAGCCGGGAGGGCTTGGCCGCGCCGTTGGTGATGTCGTTGCTCATGGATTTCTAGGATGCTTCCAAGGTCTCGATGACCAGGTTGTCGTTGGTGAAGACGCAGATCTCCGCCGCGATGTGCATGGCCGCCTCGGCGGTCTCGCGCGAGGGCATGTCCGCGTGGCGGCGAAGCGCCCGCGCTGCGGCCAGGGCGTAGGCCCCTCCCGAGCCGATGGCGGCCAGGCCGTCGTCGGGCTCGATGACGTCGCCGTTGCCGGAG
Coding sequences:
- the pyrR gene encoding bifunctional pyr operon transcriptional regulator/uracil phosphoribosyltransferase PyrR, which codes for MSSTEVIVTAEEMQTMLGRLAEAVAERHPDAAELAVVGIQRRGADVATRLKAMLDERLGARVRIGKLDINLYRDDWTSLTVQPSIQCTEIPFDLASTVVVLVDDVLFTGRTIRAALEAVLDYGRPKAVELLVLVDRGNRELPIQPDYVGTRVETSPRDHVNVFVRERDEGDKIVVTWA
- the argB gene encoding acetylglutamate kinase, whose translation is MSDACITAQDKARMIMEALPFIRKFHGQTIVIKYGGHAMVDETLKQQFAQNVLLLKYVGINPVIVHGGGPQIKEMLGKLNIQSEYRQGLRVTDDATMDVVEMVLVGKVNKQIVGLLNRHGGKAVGLSGKDGGLLTARKLEMVLERKDAPPEIIDLGKVGEVMAVNNSLIRSLQSEGFIPVIAPVGVDEEGLTYNINADSVAGAVAAALRAKRLLLLTDVSGVLDRDKNLIPSFTRMQAVQAMEDGTVTGGMIPKLKCCLEAVEHGVEKVQIIDGRVENSILLELFTDTGIGTEIVI
- a CDS encoding IscA/HesB family protein, coding for MIEVTASAKEQLDKYFADKDVSPIRVYLATGGUAGPRLSLALDEPRESDEQVETQGYTFIVEKDLYGKAQPIKIDMSYLGFQVTSAMELGGGGCGSSCGSGGSCSC
- a CDS encoding DMT family transporter; protein product: MTFRLSVLPPWLRLMLLGTLWFSLAQVLIKLLGQNMNFMEIVSFRGMWGVGLCLWMMRRAGGGGFSLGRRRGLLVLRGLLGFTTMACSFYSVTVMPLTDAITLYYLHPVFAAVFSSFLGRERFWGRTSVALALSLAGAIFIARPSFLFGGGAAAPYLPGVIAAVVSAVCGGGVLVCLHELGRTEHPLIPTLYVSVAAASFSLVGSIPIWRWPEGWEWLALAGIGVLTQRAQLDMTKGVALEPAGRASVVGYAQIIFAGVWGALLFAEQPGWNFYCGAGLIIVGSLVSGSGGKGKGGDSMPAPGAPLPPPPADSCA
- the hslU gene encoding ATP-dependent protease ATPase subunit HslU → MSNDITNGAAKPSRLPARDPDDFEATTSLTPREIVSELDRYVIGQAEAKRMVAIAMRNRWRRMRLDPSLRDEIAPKNIIMMGPTGVGKTEIARRLAKLCKSPFFKVEATKFTEVGYVGRDVESMVRDLMEIGVNLVKGEEAAKVKVQAEKRAEDMLLDLLLPGSRPPESGAVPGTPDAPPPPPDPASTREKFRKLWREGKLDDREVELDVAVQGGPQSEIMAIPGMEDMGFQLKDMLANVFPQKRKRRRTKVRDAYELLIQQESEKLVDMDRVMDIARARVEQSGILFIDEIDKICTGERKGGQGAEVSREGVQRDLLPVVEGCVVNTKYGMVKTDHILFIAAGAFHTAKPSDLVPELQGRFPLRVELTDLGADDFYRILTEPKNALSVQYTALLGTEGLSVEFADDALREIAEVAEEINRETENIGARRLSTIMERLLSELSFNAPDMGGQQVRIDREYVRNALADVREDRDLSRYIL
- a CDS encoding DUF309 domain-containing protein codes for the protein MTAIPDDPSSLAPPFRSPGEKPRSPKDTLALAVEQFNAGAYFACHETLEELWLAEKEPLRALYQGILQIAVALFHERQGNRRGAVRLLESGMALCTPFSPTAQGLDVAGLLAGAGDCLAALCEAPGSGSGNPPASCSLRITYSSDPTGDGSDRFQP
- a CDS encoding IscA/HesB family protein, with translation MITMTPQAKEKIDQYFADKDVQTIRVFLSQGGCSGPFLGLALDDAKDADETFVVDGYTFAVDKELLEQAKPIAIDMGPMGFSISSSLVFERSGCGCSSCGTGGCSC